The window ATTGCTCACTGAAACTTCTTCCAAAGTGTCAGCCACTGAAGTGCAATACACCCTGCTAAATGACACCTCTGTTCCACCATTAATTTGAGTTTCTGGAACAAATGTTGATTCAGGCACACATGATACATCAACTGATATGGATGTCTCTTTTACATGCAAATCAACTGCTATATCTGGACATTGACTACAATTTTCATCTAGTTTCTCCAATCCAGAACAAAGTTGCAGGTCAGTTGATGGACTTAAGCAGTTTTGCGTGCTTGGACAGTGAGAGGGAAATGCACCATCAGCTGCAAGGGTGAATTTACTGTTAGTATCCCTGTCTCCAATTAAGGGAACTCTGTCATTGACGATCTCATCTTCAGAATCCGAAGACATTACTACATTGAGCTTCCTTCTACTTTTTCTCTGAGAGAATGAAACCGGGGTTCCTAAGGAATCAAAAACATCATATATTGCATCAAAAGGGATTTCGAAGTGATCACAATCATGATCAGAGCACTTCTGGTTTAACATTGCTTCTTTCTTGGCCTCTATACTGTATTTGCCATAATTATGAATCTTTGAGTTATTCTGcatttctttatcttcaaaatctTCTTCTATGACCTCCATGGAaacagaattttcttcttccatcaTAGACAATGAATTTGTGATCTCCTTTTCAACTAGCTCAGATAAGTAAGAAGGGAAATTCCATGGCATCATCTTTGGCAATACTCGATGCCCAGCCTCAGGATCAAACTTGAGTGGGCCAAACAGTCTTGGTGCTTCTCTACCTGGAAGcagttttctaatttgtttgCCCTGAAACCAGAACTGAAGATGCATAATGGTTTTTCTGATATCTCCTTGACAATATTCAACTACTTGCTCTAGAAGATGAGGTTGAATGTTGACCTTCTCGGCAGAACAAACCTACAGGTCAATAAAAACACCAATTTAAGCTGGATACAAGATTAACAGCATAGGAAAGCACATAAACAGGAAGCATATACCATATATGCGTGCTGAAGAAGCTCCTTCTCTGATGGCATCATAAAAGAAACTTCTAGCCTGTCCAAACTGGCAGGAAGAACAGGATTTTCACCTGGCAATCACCACAATCACAAGTTAGTGACTACGAAGAAAAAACTACCAAAACAAATGACATGTCAAGTAGCAGAAAACAATTTTAACAAGCAAACCCTACTATTGCTGGTCAGTATCACAGGCCCTTTCGCTTTTTCAGCTATTTGTTGTATTGCAGAGACAAAGCCACGGTCTTCGGTAAAAGTAATATCCACATCTTCAAAAAGAATCAAGTGTTTAAGTTGTTCTCGACCACAGGCAATTGTACTCTCCTTGGAAGCACACTTATTAGTAGCGGCCTCAGTGGCTCCAAGAGAGTTATCCTTATTCGATATTGGTATCACCTCAATCATCTTGCTGTCAGAATCTGGTGTCAATTTACAATCAGGAAGGGCTGAGGgaaattttgcaattttgttgCTCTGTGGTTCCACATGAATTTCCTGTGACCTGGAAGAAATACACTGTATATTGTAGGATAGAGGATTATATTCTCAATGGTTGACTAGTTTAGGTTTTAACTGCTGCATGttgtaaaagaaattaaaggaaatCTGTGCATTGCTGCTGAATATTGACAAACCATTCAAGGGAATGTGATTCTAATGCCTCTCCAAATCTTTGCTTCACCACAGCTCCATTTCGACACTCTGATGCATTGACCTGAGGATGATGACATGACAAAACATTTAGTTTTCACTTTACAGGCTACAGCGACCATGTTATGTTATCCATTCCAAGGATGAAAAACTATGTGCAGTCATGAAAAAAATTGGAAGGATGCAATGTTTATCATGGCATCTAAGATAATCCCTGAAAATGATGTGCAGAAAACTGTAATGCAGTTCTGAAAATTAGTGTTTAAGCAGCACCTCCAGAACTTTGAATCCCTCTTCCTTCGCACAAGCATAGATAGCAGCAGACTTCCCACTCTGCAACAAAAGACCATACGTTTAACTACTGGGATGGAACTAAAATTTGCATTAAACTAATACTGAAACACATAACACTATGGACATTCTTATACAATATAACAGTTCATTGTTTAGTATTGAAAAGAAACTCTTCATCAAAAACTCCAATAACAACACATTAGCATCCTCTAAAGTGGAATGTGACCAAGAATAGGCCATACCCGAATtgtaaaacataaaagagaaaagaacccATAATATGAACAGAATTATCAGAATGATTCCACAGAACAGTGGTAGGGCTGAAATCTTACCCTGACCTGAAGCAAACTAAAAACGATTCCAGTAAAGAATCCAAGGAGCTAATGAATAACTGTATAGCATGCTGACAAAAGCATTTGACCGAAGTATCCTAGAAACcttcccttttttatttggagaacaaacaaaatgaaacagaaaactttttatttccttctttATGAATTGCAACCAAGAGGAACTTTCATGTGGAATTCCACAGCTAATTTCTTTCCACAAGCACCTCAAAAAAACAAGCAGTAGGAATACATAGGTATTGAGATGGAATTGATTCATACCCCAGTTGGTCCAGTGATCAAAAGAACATTCTTCAGGCTGGCCccttcattattattttctgaATCAGAGTCACTTTGAGAACAGGTATAATCAGCATCTTGTCTATCACATACATCACCACTGAAGGTATCTGTGCTGGCTTGATGACCTCTTTGTTTCCAAGAACAAAGCCACTCGCTCAAAACTTTCACTGATTCATCATTTCCACATACCTGCAGAATTTTTGGAAGAAGTATTGCAGAAAGGGAAAATGAATTCCTGTAACAAAGACTAGCAAGAAGATAGAAGTAAATTAAAAACGTCTGACCTCAGTAGCCTTCTTTGGCTGGTACTTATCCATCCACAGTCTATCCTCAAGTTGATTAGTGCAACTAAGGTATGATGAGTCAGTCCTACAATATCAGCAATATAATGAAAAGGATGTTACGTCTCTAAATGTACTAACTATCTGAAACTAGTCAGATAAAAGCAGCTGCAAAAAAATAGCATCTATGCAACAAGGTCAAAACTACTTTATGATAAGACAACCAACATGTTTGGGGCTAAGCGATGTAAGCAGCAAGTATCGAATATGACAGCTATGAGATTATCATCACTTGACCAACAACATGTTCTGCAATTTAAACCCTAAATACTGATGATGAAGGGAAATTATATCTCGTATATGATAAAGTAGAGAATGTTTGCTTATCATCATTTGAGAATGCTAAATAGGTTCAGGTACTTGGCAGTTGGTATTTTGCATTTAATGTAGTTTTCTTATGGTTATCACAATTCATGTAATCAGACTTCCATTTCTTGCTTCCATTTATAAAACTATCCATTCATTAAGGACCTTTCCAGTGCTCCTTTCAGccataaaaatctgaatcaGCAAACAAGAACAGGAATGTTTATACATATGATGCAGATGAAAGAACTGGTCCCTTGAAGCTACAACTGCAATTCAAGGACTATGTTTACAACAGTAGTACACACTGAACAAACTGTAGCTACAGTTACAGAAGTCATCAATTCGCATGCAAAAAACGCATGGCTAAGTGAGTAAAACAAATAGGATAGCCAATGATGATCCGAACCTTTCTTGAAGAAGGTCACTTTGCTGCTTGGCATCTGATTTTCTTGCACAGCCAGAAAAGAAACCAACTTCAACAACCTTACAGTCCTGCAAGTAACACATTTATAATCTCAAAAATGGGAATGTGAGATGCAGAGTTGCATAACAATCTGAATTACAGTGAGAACAATTTCTTCCCAAATGActaaaaacaaaagtgaaaatgagggggggggggggggggggcgcaaATAAAGATACAAGATGCTTAACAGGTGTTGCTTTACTATGGTTTCTGTATCCTTATCAAACTGACAGCATCCCACCTGCACATCAGATGATGTGGAAGAGAATATTGCTGGTGCCTCGCACACAAATTCTTGTCGACAAAGGCATTGATCCAAAGATGCATTATCTTGAAGAAGTGATGTACTGGGAGGATGTGACGCACAGGGGAAGTCATTTATGTCTAGCGATCCAATGAAGCCTTCAAAGTTTGATGAGACAGGGCCTTCTAGATTACAACTGCTATTGGTAAATGGTTCCTCACAAACTTTCCAATCACTCCAATCAAGAGGCCTTGCATCATCCTACATAGTAATCTTCAAGTTTCAGTTGATATGagttaaaagtaaaaacaaatgctAGCTTTGAACACCATTGATGGAACAAGAGTGATTTGAAAACTGATTTTAATGTTCAGTAATTCACGCAAGGTCAGAGCTCGATGTGTTGCTTGCAATGGGAGAGgggattttgaaaaaataaaaaatttaagatttgatgTTTTATGGACATCCATAGATAGATAAACTACAGCAAACCCTGCAAAACTTTGATACACACACATAAACAATATCCCTAAATCCCAATATGTCTATCATTTTCATCCTTACTTGGGTCCTGCAGTTAAAATTCAACATAGCCATATAGCTCTACCCTACAAGGATGCATGGCCAATGGATGATGCATACCTGATCCCTTTCAAAGACGTGAATAGGACcaatattgatgtttttatcttttatcttggCCAGGCAATAGTTACTTTCTGATTCAGTTGTCTTGTTACATCTCTTACTCACTTTCCATGATGAGAAAAAGGGGTGTATTTGCTTCCCAGCAAACAATCGCGAATTATCCTGATAAAACACAATAGAAGTTAATAGTGTTGCACACCGATTGACTTCAGCAGATATCAAAAAGAGTTTAACTTTTAGTTTTAAGCACTTTCAACTTCCAAACCAAAGTCTGATTGTAAATGAACTCCATAAGCGCCATGGAGTCTCACCAGTTAATAGCTGCTAAACCCACATGGAGAAAGtgcatataatttatatatatatacgagcactttttttttctagaattcatGGTAGCAAGATAACTAACCTCGGCTGTCATCTTGGCCTCTAACCTCAAATTAGGGATTGGTGGTGATGCATCCTTGTTCTCTATCAGATTACCAATACCTTTTCCATTACTGGAGCCATTCTTTTTAGGTGTACCATTCATAAGTGACTTCTCCCTTGACTgttgaataaaacaaatcaatagaGCACATAAATTGActgcaaaaatcaaaatgattccCACACTAAGCCAGTCAAACCACCAAAAACTTAACCACTTCATGCTTATACACAGCTAATTTTAATTGTACCTTTTTAGGAGTTATACTTTGTGGAGTTGCCTTTCCTTTCCGTGTGTCCTTCTTCTGAATCCCACAGTATTCTTCCCCTTCACTTTCGCCATCCCCGCAGACAGCATTACATTCTTTACCGCGTTTCTGATCACAGCTGGATTCCGTCTCCGGTGATTTGTGCGGTAACAGCTTCGACTGTTTGACAAAAGAACTCGGTATCAAAAAAATGCAACAAACTGATGGTGTAAAAACTAAgctaaaatattgaataattctCACACTAACCAGTCATATTAACAAAGATTTAAGCAATGCATACCGTATCTAAATTACAGCcagttttaattttacctttttagGAGTTCTGGTTTGTGGAATTGTCTTTCCCTTACGCgttctcttcttcttattttgacTCCCACGATACTCCTTGGCTTGATAATCGTCATCCTCACCGTTACATTTTCTATCGAGCTTTAGTTCGCTATTTTCTGGTGATTTATGAGGGAACAACGTGGACTGTACAAGTCTCCGGCGAACACTCCTCCGCTCCGGCTGCGGAATCTCTTCAGCTGCGGCCGCCACTGGTCCGTCTCCATCGGCTGATCTGTCCATGCTAAATTACGATGATTAAGTGAGttgaatttagggttttttaggaTTTGGGGGTTTTGTtgatatagagagagagaaatggagGGAAAGGGGCTTTGTTGCAGCCTCTAGAGCAGgattgtatttgtttggaaATGGGAATGTACTGTAAAAAAACGAATCTAACCTCTAATCTAATCTAATGCCaagggattttttattttcttttccttttccttttccttttctgttttttctcttttgaacGTTGCCCGCCATCTTTTGCTGGGCTTTGATATAATGCCCGAAACTTTTTTCCCGCGCGCTCGATGTTGCGTTTTCATTGTTACGGAGTGTTGTAAAGTGTgatcatttttagttttttaaaatatttttttatttaaaaatatattaaaataatattttatttttttactttattttttatttttatatattaaaactattttaaaaaataaatttaaaataaaaaaatatttttttataaaaattatattgaaccATAACATAACCCaatttgagagtgtggttgcggttgtttttcaaagtgttttacactcaaaaatatattaaaataatacttttttattttaaaaaattatttttgatattagtacatcaaaatgatttgaaaatatcaaaaaaatattaatttgaagcaaaaaattttaaatttttttaaaaacacttttgaaacacaaaaataaacaggacttaatagaaaaatcaagaaattttggagtttaattttaaacaatacaataataaaaaatattttataaagtaatacaataaaaaaaatagaaaaataatacattttatcTGTCACTCCCAGCAACACAACTAGCTAGATCAAAACGTGCAAAGAATTcacatcatgattttttaatcttcatCCTATTGAGTccttaaatatcaaattaaccttttattaataattaattcttgaCACAGatcctttccttctttctttcttttttttttttttttgcaagctGTTGGGGATTGTGCTTGGTCCTATTCCAGTGAAGTCATTCTTCACTccttcaatttactttttttttttatttaactctttGGCTTGCAATAATGTTGGTTTAGGTTTTCTAGGTTGTTTTGTATGTCTAAGAACAAGGATTTTGAGTTATCGAGAAAATAATTTGTAGCTcggttttataaaataaaatttgattagttTGTAGCAATTAAAGGTTTAAGgattgaatttgattatttgaaAACTTTTGAGTACCTATAATTTTGTCCAATTAGACACTAATTTGTTCGGGCAAGGCAaatatttatgtctttttttttgttaatgttcctttttgttcttttaatttggtcctttcatgtttttattatttattttttccaatttacttgataatttattctttttacttgGATACAAGGGTTTCAATGTTGAGGGAGAGTTTCAGTATTCAGTTGATGTgtagtttataaaaatatatttaaattatgttaatttataacaattaaGATTAAAAGATCAAGTTTGATAATGAAACAAACAAAGGGGGTTGAAGTTAATGGACAAGTTTAAAATGATTGGCAAAGAGTAAGGGAGAACGTGGTGCTCTGGTGAAGTGTGCAACATCCTACAATGGCTAGAACATGCCTTTCACATGGCAATCAATGTGGCTCAACGTTCACTTTTTGTGCGCTTGTTTGGTTGATTCGGgacatctttgttttttttcaattttgaaccTTCACGTTAGATTGGCTTTGAACTaggctttgttgttttttttttctttttgtttatgctttttttttcaagtcctcGTGAaaacgttttttttatttaatccattTACTATCATTGCATTTTCTATTATCACCCTAATTAAATAACACCAACTTATTTAACTCTATTGAATTTATGACCCGAATTATAGAATTTATTTACTTCTTTGCACTACACCTATGTTACCTAAGCTTCTTtttttacgttaaaaaaaatcttattcaaCCTTGGGTGTAATGCAAGGTCACAAATCTAAGTATTTTACTATATAGTCtccaattctttttaatattggcATAATTTACTTTGCTTTAACTAACTATAGATCCTTATGCTTTCCCTTTGCATAGTAGTTTGTTATACTAGATAGGCAGCCTATATTATGTCGTCGACTACCTTTTAACGTGCAAATGAAGTATCATTAATACAATTAGTGAATGCAAATTgtgggaaaaaaatgaagtctTAGTCCTTCATGTTGGTATTTATTTGAAACCATGATAACGCtataaaaaagcaaattgaaatacattaggaaactcaattttcaatctaCCAAgtatataagaataaaattgataaaaaaaatcaataaaaaccaacaaaagctcaatgttaaatgataagattgaaagaaaaatgaaaaaccttTTCTAAATATTCTAGGAAACCTTTATGAAGTTATACAAAGACAAATCACCAACTCTAACattaaatcaactaaatatagaaagatcaaattaaaaaaaaaattaacaagcaaaaaattaaaaggagacCAAAAAAGCTAGACCAGAAATGCGGGCACGGTAGCCCAACACGCCTAggctttaaaataaaaaatgttgggCATGTGGGCCCAGGGAAGGGTCGCATGCCTGGaccgttttatttttttctttgtcaagGGGCGTATAACTTCTCatccaccctttttttttaaaaaatgcaaatgATAAGTCTTTTGTAGTGGTAGCTTGCTTGCTTGCAAAGAATTTAGCCACCATAGAGGTGGTTGAAAAATTAGAGAAGTGTTTTATagtctaaaaatcaattttgactcattttcatattaaaacacctaataaatacccctaaaaccaaaaaaaatcaatctaacaACCTAAAAAGGGTTTAAAACATAGAATCAAATTAGTAAAAAACTCTCTCCCCacctgatttatttttttaggtcatATGAAAGCTAAAAAAAGCCTTAATGACACTTCTCTcatcaagaaaaaacattttaacatcaagtttgcttcttttttttctggtcGGAATTAGACCAAccaatctctttttatttttcattattttccaaCAATGCTTTCTTCTCTCTTGGGCAATTTTCATTATACGCAATGGTAATTATCCTgtcagaaattaattttatatattcatgtcTCAAGCTGATATGTCTAGATTTTCCATTGTAAATCTTATTAAATGCCTTAGACATAGTTGTTTGACTATCACTATGTAAGAAGATAGATGGCATCGGTTATAGTCATAACTTAATATCCAATTACATATTTCTCAGCTATTTTGTCTCCTTTCCTGCGACTGTTAAAGCTATGAACTTGGATTCTATTGTAGAATGAGTTATACatgtttatttctttaaagCCCAAGAAACAACACCaccaccaaaaataaatatccataTAGAGGTTGAGTTACTATCACTTGCATTGGTTATCCAACTAGCATTAGTATAACCTTCAAGTACAACTggtaaattattataaaataacccAAAATGCATAGTCATTTTCAAGTAACCAAGTACTCTTGTAACTGGTTTCCAATTATCTATACTAGAATTACTTGTATATCTAGAAAATTTACATATCGTGAAAGCAATATCTGGTATAGTATAATGCATGACATATATTAAGTTGCCAATTGCACTAACATGTTCAACCCGAGCAATTGCTTTATccgttttttttgtcaatttaaagGAAACATCAAACGGAGTATtcgatttttttgatatttaaaagattaaatttatttaaaactttcTCAATATAATAAGATTGACAAAGAGCAAAACCCTCCACTATGTTTTCTTACTTTGATACCCAAGATTATATATACCTCTTTTAAGTTCTTCATTTTGAACTTTTAGGTTAAATATTTCTTTGTATCATTAGCAACACTCATATTAGTACTAATAATGAGAATGCCATCTACATTAAAACATATTATCACaccaaaattatttataaatctaGAATAAATACATCTATCAGcactattatatttaaaatcatattatagAATCACATAATCAAATTTAGAATGCTATTACTTAGGtgtttgtttcaatttatataGAGATTTAATCAATTTACAAACTTTATGTTCATTTCCTGGTAGAACAAAGCCCTCTAGTTGTTCCATATATACCTTCTCATATACCTCACCATTGAAAAAAGTTGTCTTAACATCCATTTGATGTACATACAAATTATAGATTAATGATAAAGCTAAAAAGTACTCTTATAGATGTTATACGAGCCATTAAAGCATATGTATCAAAATAGTATATTCCTTCTTTTTGTTCAAAGCCTTTAACTACTAACCTTACTTTAAAAGTTTGAATTGATCCATCACcattgtattttcttttgaaaacctATTTACATCCAACTACCTCGGAACTTGAAGGCAAATTAACAATAGTCCAAGTATTGTTATATAATAATGAATCAATCTTATCATTCACTGTCTCTTTTTGAAAACCAACATCTTGAGATATCATAGCCTCTTTGTATGTTTTAGGGTCATCTTCTACTATTAATAAGATTGGTATCTTATTAAGCACATCGGTTTTAATACcttcaactaaaaaaacaatagattaCGAAGATATATAATCCAAGTGTaaattcttttcctttctaACATGTTGACTTGTCATAAGTTCAATaagatgatcaatttgaattctTTTACTTATAGAACTTGGATCAAAACttgtattatttgttgattctattttaattttagaattattgatTCATTCACTAATTGAATatgaatcaatttaaaatttattgttcaaTAAAGTCAACATCTCTAGATCCCATAATTACATTAGAACTCGAATACaatattttatatgcttttgaatttttagcATAACCAACAAATTTTTCCTTTAAAGCTCTAGGTCTCAATTCCATACCTTTAGgatctgaaattttataaaaggcaAGGCAACCccaaattctaaaataattcaactttgattttcttttcttccataaTTTGTATGgagaaacttttaattttctagaagatattttattatgtatatgACAAATAATGAGTAAAGCTCCCCCCAACCAAACTAGTAAGCAACTTGGCATTCACTAACATAAagttaagcatatcaataagtgttttattctttctttctacCAAGCCTTTTTTTTGGTGTATATAGAGCACTAATTTGATGTATGATTCCATTTTCTTtacaatataaagaaaaatccatGGAACTCACCACCTTTGCCacttcttataattttatttttctttcccttttggttttcaacttctaatttataattcttaaacatttaaaaagcttgatttttatgttttattaaataaacataaGTATACTTtgaatataaatcaataaaagttataaaatatctatttccTCCTTTAGATAAGATGTCATTCAATTCACATATATCAGAATGCATAAGttctaataaatttatatttctttcaacTTTAGAAAAAGCTTGTCTAGTCATATTTGCTTCAATGTAgatttcacatgtttttttatctttaattttataagaaattaaattatgtttagctatatattttaataatctaaAACTAACATGTGCCAAACGATCATGctataaagataaagaaaactcaatcatataaacaaaaacattacctttattattaatatcgaGTTTGAACATTCCATCACATAAGTAGCCCTTCCCcacaaaaagtttatttttggataGGATAATCTTATTAGActttaaaacaatgttaaaaCCATTCATACAAGGAAAATTTGCATATACAAGATTTTTCCTTATATCTGGTACATGTAAGATATTGACCAACAACAGTTTCTTTCTAGAAGTGAAATTTAGTTCAACACTTACTTTCTCATCACTTTTATAACATTATAATTTTCTATCAGAACTTTTTGTTCATCTTCTACAACCTTATACTTTTTGAAATAGTTTTGTTGTTGCATGCATGGATGGTTGCATCAGAATCATACCACTGGTCATTAGACATGGTACTTGCAATCATATGAAATCCAGTAATCATTCCAATATGCAAATTTGAAACTACCGCAACCAATATGGTTTCATGTTCAACCATATTTACATTATTTAAATTCTGGACATTGTTAAGATCTTattgcttttatttcttttgaaacATGCACTCACGTTTGTAGTGCCCTTTATTGCCACTATTGTAAcaggtcttttctttttttgaattgcTTGGGTTGCctggatttttaaatttctttattgcCTCAGCAAATTCCTCTTCTTTCCagcatttttcttttgaacaatctaattttctttaacatgattcaattttattgttaattcaaTAGTGAATTTCTATACATGAATTATGATTTCCTTTTCAATCCGTaagtgtttttgaatttgttcaAGAAAAAGTTCCTTTGTGGTATGTAATAGCTTTTTTTCTATAATCATTCTAATTAAGAGGAAATTT is drawn from Populus nigra chromosome 5, ddPopNigr1.1, whole genome shotgun sequence and contains these coding sequences:
- the LOC133695369 gene encoding uncharacterized protein LOC133695369 isoform X1, whose amino-acid sequence is MDRSADGDGPVAAAAEEIPQPERRSVRRRLVQSTLFPHKSPENSELKLDRKCNGEDDDYQAKEYRGSQNKKKRTRKGKTIPQTRTPKKSKLLPHKSPETESSCDQKRGKECNAVCGDGESEGEEYCGIQKKDTRKGKATPQSITPKKSREKSLMNGTPKKNGSSNGKGIGNLIENKDASPPIPNLRLEAKMTAEDNSRLFAGKQIHPFFSSWKVSKRCNKTTESESNYCLAKIKDKNINIGPIHVFERDQDDARPLDWSDWKVCEEPFTNSSCNLEGPVSSNFEGFIGSLDINDFPCASHPPSTSLLQDNASLDQCLCRQEFVCEAPAIFSSTSSDVQDCKVVEVGFFSGCARKSDAKQQSDLLQERTDSSYLSCTNQLEDRLWMDKYQPKKATEVCGNDESVKVLSEWLCSWKQRGHQASTDTFSGDVCDRQDADYTCSQSDSDSENNNEGASLKNVLLITGPTGSGKSAAIYACAKEEGFKVLEVNASECRNGAVVKQRFGEALESHSLEWSQEIHVEPQSNKIAKFPSALPDCKLTPDSDSKMIEVIPISNKDNSLGATEAATNKCASKESTIACGREQLKHLILFEDVDITFTEDRGFVSAIQQIAEKAKGPVILTSNSENPVLPASLDRLEVSFMMPSEKELLQHAYMVCSAEKVNIQPHLLEQVVEYCQGDIRKTIMHLQFWFQGKQIRKLLPGREAPRLFGPLKFDPEAGHRVLPKMMPWNFPSYLSELVEKEITNSLSMMEEENSVSMEVIEEDFEDKEMQNNSKIHNYGKYSIEAKKEAMLNQKCSDHDCDHFEIPFDAIYDVFDSLGTPVSFSQRKSRRKLNVVMSSDSEDEIVNDRVPLIGDRDTNSKFTLAADGAFPSHCPSTQNCLSPSTDLQLCSGLEKLDENCSQCPDIAVDLHVKETSISVDVSCVPESTFVPETQINGGTEVSFSRVYCTSVADTLEEVSVSNEFNQNLCPVETENLDKFVPILQHYSDMLGSTCDVIAESSHEEVEDSQNEHAESITREYQVLDECSRMDFNKKPKPAEKFQSCMMTDLVRESWRKLRDRHIDLRHFVTSEVRDATGIIELAYGMSNLISEAELLLSKHRTLDSSDVLDAFSWSDEHLQMSSTIARQGFCFYAKELANAGLKMGLESKVDFTWEMLSTASMMEFGNLVRRNLSSKSSHSGMSTEMSLPENETSSNSEMKSSLRDIIESIVPSRAYMTMKGDAFYEYQSSLCHIARSEASRFSASIVRTKGRRARASRNYLSNGSLMLSPEEISLLGQFNIYSKIPSQSMDATHRTI
- the LOC133695369 gene encoding uncharacterized protein LOC133695369 isoform X2 — its product is MDRSADGDGPVAAAAEEIPQPERRSVRRRLVQSTLFPHKSPENSELKLDRKCNGEDDDYQAKEYRGSQNKKKRTRKGKTIPQTRTPKKSKLLPHKSPETESSCDQKRGKECNAVCGDGESEGEEYCGIQKKDTRKGKATPQSITPKKSREKSLMNGTPKKNGSSNGKGIGNLIENKDASPPIPNLRLEAKMTAEDNSRLFAGKQIHPFFSSWKVSKRCNKTTESESNYCLAKIKDKNINIGPIHVFERDQDDARPLDWSDWKVCEEPFTNSSCNLEGPVSSNFEGFIGSLDINDFPCASHPPSTSLLQDNASLDQCLCRQEFVCEAPAIFSSTSSDVQDCKVVEVGFFSGCARKSDAKQQSDLLQERTDSSYLSCTNQLEDRLWMDKYQPKKATEVCGNDESVKVLSEWLCSWKQRGHQASTDTFSGDVCDRQDADYTCSQSDSDSENNNEGASLKNVLLITGPTGSGKSAAIYACAKEEGFKVLEVNASECRNGAVVKQRFGEALESHSLEWSQEIHVEPQSNKIAKFPSALPDCKLTPDSDSKMIEVIPISNKDNSLGATEAATNKCASKESTIACGREQLKHLILFEDVDITFTEDRGFVSAIQQIAEKAKGPVILTSNSENPVLPASLDRLEVSFMMPSEKELLQHAYMVCSAEKVNIQPHLLEQVVEYCQGDIRKTIMHLQFWFQGKQIRKLLPGREAPRLFGPLKFDPEAGHRVLPKMMPWNFPSYLSELVEKEITNSLSMMEEENSVSMEVIEEDFEDKEMQNNSKIHNYGKYSIEAKKEAMLNQKCSDHDCDHFEIPFDAIYDVFDSLGTPVSFSQRKSRRKLNVVMSSDSEDEIVNDRVPLIGDRDTNSKFTLAADGAFPSHCPSTQNCLSPSTDLQLCSGLEKLDENCSQCPDIAVDLHVKETSISVDVSCVPESTFVPETQINGGTEVSFSRVYCTSVADTLEEVSVSNEFNQNLCPVETENLDKFVPILQHYSDMLGSTCDVIAESSHEEVEDSQNEHAESITREYQVLDECSRMDFNKKPKPAEKFQSCMMTDLVRESWRKLRDRHIDLRHFVTSEVRDATGIIELAYGFL